A stretch of the Myripristis murdjan chromosome 24, fMyrMur1.1, whole genome shotgun sequence genome encodes the following:
- the syncrip gene encoding heterogeneous nuclear ribonucleoprotein Q, protein MMSGDMATDHVNGNGTEEPMDTTAAVTHSEHFQTLLEAGLPQKVAEKLDEIYVAGLVAHSDLDERAIEALKEFNEEGALQVLVQFKESDLSHVQNKSAFLCGVMKTYRQREKQGAKVSDSTKGPDETKIKALLDRTNYTLDVTTGQRKYGGPPPESVYSGAQPTVGTEIFVGKIPRDLFEDELVPLFEKAGPIWDLRLMMDPLSGLNRGYAFVTFCTKEAAQDAVKLCNNHEIRPGKHIGVCISVANNRLFVGSIPKSKTKEQIVEEFAKVTEGLSDVILYHQPDDKKKNRGFCFLEYEDHKTAAQARRRLMSGKVKVWGNVVTVEWADPIEDPDPEVMAKVKVLFVRNLANGVTEEILEKTFGQFGKLERVKKLKDYAFIHFDERDGAVKALEEMNGKELEGEHIEIVFAKPPDQKRKERKAQRQAAKTQMYEDYYYYAPPPHMPPPARGRGRGGGRGCYSYPPDYYGYEDYYDYYGYDYHNYRGGYEDPYYGYDDFQAPSRGRGGGRGSRGGASPARGRGGAGAPRGRAGFSQRGGPGPGRGGRGARGGVQPRGRGGVRGARGGRGGNVGGKRKADGYNQPDSKRRQTNNQNWGSQPIAQQPLQGGDHSGNYSGYKSDNQEFYQDSFGQQWK, encoded by the exons GCTTGGTAGCGCATAGTGACCTAGATGAAAGGGCTATCGAAGCTTTGAAAGAATTCAACGAGGAGGGAGCCCTGCAAGTCCTGGTCCAGTTCAAAGAAAGTGATCTGTCACATGTGCAA AACAAAAgtgcctttctgtgtggagtaaTGAAGACttacagacagagggagaaacaagGGGCTAAAGTTTCAGATTCCACTAAAGGACCAGATGAGACTAAAATCAAAGCTCTTCTGGATAGAACTAACTACACACTTGATGTAACAACAGGCCAGCGCAAGTATGGCGGCCCTCCGCCTGAGTCAGTGTACTCAGGTGCCCAACCCACCGTTGGAACAGAG ATATTTGTTGGGAAGATTCCTCGTGACTTGTTTGAGGATGAGCTGGTCCCCCTCTTTGAGAAGGCAGGGCCTATCTGGGACCTGAGGCTAATGATGGATCCTCTCAGTGGCCTGAACAGGGGCTACGCCTTTGTCACTTTCTGCACTAAAGAAGCCGCCCAGGATGCGGTGAAGTTG tgtaataaTCATGAGATTCGCCCTGGCAAGCACATTGGGGTGTGCATATCTGTCGCTAATAACAGGCTATTTGTTGGCTCCATtccaaaaagtaaaacaaaggaGCAGATTGTTGAAGAGTTTGCTAAAGTCACAG AGGGTCTGAGTGACGTCATACTCTATCACCAACCGGACGACAAGAAGAAGAACCGAGGCTTTTGCTTCCTGGAGTATGAAGATCACAAAACAGCAGCTCAGGCTCGCCGTCGACTAATGAGTGGCAAGGTGAAAGTTTGGGGCAACGTGGTGACGGTGGAGTGGGCCGATCCCATCGAGGACCCCGATCCAGAGGTCATGGCCAAG gtgaaggttttatttgtgCGAAACCTTGCCAATGGTGTCACAGAAGAAATCCTGGAGAAAACCTTCGGTCAGTTTGGCAAACTGGAGCGAGTGAAGAAGCTTAAAGACTATGCCTTCATTCACTTTGATGAGAGGGATGGTGCAGTgaag gcactAGAGGAAATGAATGGGAAGGAGCTGGAAGGAGAGCACATTGAGATTGTTTTTGCCAAGCCACCTgatcagaaaagaaaagaacgcAAAGCCCAGAGACAAGCAGCCAAAACACAAAT GTATGAGGACTATTACTACTACGCCCCTCCACCTCACATGCCACCTCCTGCAAGAGGCCGGGGTAGAGGCGGTGGCCGTGGCTGCTACTCTTACCCCCCTGACTACTACGGCTATGAggactactacgactactacggCTATGACTATCACAATTACCGCGGCGGCTACGAAGACCCGTACTACGGTTACGATGACTTCCAGGCCCCGAGCCGAGGGCGGGGTGGCGGCAGGGGCTCCCGGGGTGGGGCTTCCCCGGCTAGAGGACGCGGCGGCGCCGGGGCACCAAGGGGCAGGGCCGGTTTCTCCCAGCGTGGCGGGCCCGGACCGGGCCGAGGCGGGCGTGGCGCCAGAGGAGGCGTGCAGCCGAGAGGGCGTGGAGGGGTACGTGGTGCGCGGGGTGGCCGCGGTGGAAATGTAGGAGGAAAGCGCAAAGCTGATGGGTACAACCAGCCAGATTCCAAGCGTCGCCAGACCAATAATCAGAACTGGGGCTCTCAACCCATTGCTCAGCAACCGCTCCAAGGTGGTGATCATTCTGGTAACTATTCCGGTTACAAATCTGACAACCAGGAATTTTATCAGGATTCTTTTGGGCAACAGTGGAAGTAG